In a genomic window of Sutcliffiella sp. FSL R7-0096:
- a CDS encoding SDR family oxidoreductase — protein sequence MNRIAIVTGASRSKGIGAAVCRELAKAGHPIFFTYWTPYDEEMPWGSNANEQTLLKEELEGFGVPVNMMELDLTSPEAPEQLFQKVREDLGQPSILINNATYSTNDDYSTITAEDLDKHYFVNIRATTLLSSRFAQQFNLGSGGRIVNLTSGQFQRPMPGELSYATTKGAIDAMTITLAAEVAKLGITVNAINPGPTDTGWMTEEVKSGLSGMFPSGRVGLPSDVARTIKFLVSEEAEWVTGQIIHSEGGFRR from the coding sequence ATGAATAGAATAGCAATCGTAACTGGCGCAAGCCGTTCAAAGGGAATAGGAGCTGCCGTCTGCAGAGAGCTTGCAAAAGCGGGGCACCCTATCTTTTTTACGTACTGGACGCCTTATGATGAAGAGATGCCGTGGGGGTCTAATGCCAATGAACAGACTCTTTTAAAAGAGGAGCTGGAGGGTTTCGGTGTTCCGGTGAACATGATGGAGCTTGATCTAACAAGCCCGGAAGCTCCAGAACAATTGTTTCAAAAAGTGAGAGAGGATCTTGGTCAGCCAAGCATTTTAATCAATAACGCGACCTATTCAACCAACGATGATTATAGCACCATTACAGCAGAGGACTTGGATAAACATTATTTTGTAAACATCCGGGCTACCACTTTGCTAAGTAGCAGGTTTGCTCAGCAGTTCAACCTTGGGAGCGGTGGGCGTATTGTCAACCTGACATCTGGACAGTTCCAAAGGCCAATGCCTGGCGAGCTTTCGTATGCAACAACTAAAGGCGCAATTGATGCCATGACCATCACCTTGGCAGCAGAAGTGGCTAAGCTTGGGATTACTGTCAATGCCATTAATCCTGGTCCGACTGATACGGGGTGGATGACAGAGGAAGTCAAGTCTGGTCTATCTGGCATGTTTCCTTCCGGCAGGGTAGGTTTGCCGAGTGACGTTGCTCGGACTATCAAGTTCCTTGTCAGCGAAGAGGCCGAATGGGTGACAGGACAGATCATCCATTCTGAAGGCGGATTTAGGAGGTAG
- a CDS encoding GNAT family N-acetyltransferase has translation MRELSVQLQLVKSANRSEFLPYLLLADESESVVKEYIADGEMFAIIDDSGSVAGVALFMEESEGVVELKNIALDPQFRGRGLGKRVIALACELYRVEGFHKMIVGTANSSIANIAFYQKAGFRMAEIRKDFFLKYPEPIFEDGIQAVDMVMFELVLLEMK, from the coding sequence GTGAGAGAGTTGAGTGTACAATTGCAATTGGTTAAAAGCGCAAATCGTTCGGAGTTTTTACCGTACTTGCTTTTAGCGGATGAGAGCGAGAGTGTGGTGAAAGAGTATATCGCGGACGGTGAAATGTTCGCGATTATTGATGATAGTGGTTCGGTAGCGGGTGTAGCGTTGTTTATGGAAGAATCCGAAGGTGTGGTCGAGCTGAAAAACATTGCATTGGATCCGCAATTTCGCGGGCGCGGACTTGGTAAAAGGGTAATAGCATTGGCCTGTGAACTATATCGTGTGGAAGGCTTCCATAAAATGATTGTAGGCACCGCTAACTCCAGCATTGCCAATATCGCATTCTATCAGAAGGCTGGATTCAGGATGGCCGAAATCAGGAAAGACTTTTTCTTGAAGTATCCGGAACCCATTTTTGAGGATGGAATTCAGGCAGTGGATATGGTGATGTTTGAGCTGGTGTTGTTGGAGATGAAATAA
- a CDS encoding IS110 family transposase: protein MDFKQNQKINQVTENTLVVGIDIAKRKHFACFVDDRGRVLQKSFSVLQSSDGFDRFYERILAAMKEYEKTEVIVGIEPTGHYWLNLAYFLEERGIPLVMTNPMHVKRSKELDDNLPTKHDRKDALVIARLIKDGRFSYPRILKDVEAELRVGSTFRSKLTEELGAVKNMVIRWLDRYFPEFTQVFPTFGKMAMAVLECTPFPADLHQKQPDEVLALYRKVEGLKSPQRPKAIRLIELASDSIGVTEGREMARMEIATLVRRYHQLEQEIESITQHLVELIQTSVEYEWLSTVPGLGDTTIVDLLAEIGSFSHYEDPRQLIKLAGLTLRENSSGQHKGQKRISKRGRRKLRSLLFRVMMPMIRHNEAFKRLHDYYTNRKDNPLRKKQSIVVLCGKLLKVLHGISTKHKAFDAKRMMRDIPSLAEAM, encoded by the coding sequence ATGGATTTTAAACAAAATCAGAAGATAAATCAAGTCACCGAAAATACACTTGTAGTCGGAATCGATATTGCAAAGCGGAAACACTTCGCCTGCTTTGTCGATGACCGTGGGCGTGTGCTTCAAAAATCTTTTTCGGTATTACAGTCTAGCGACGGTTTTGATCGTTTTTACGAGCGTATTTTGGCTGCCATGAAAGAATACGAAAAGACGGAGGTCATTGTCGGGATTGAACCTACCGGCCATTACTGGCTTAATCTAGCCTATTTCCTTGAGGAACGAGGCATTCCCCTGGTGATGACCAATCCTATGCACGTTAAGCGGTCAAAAGAATTGGATGACAACTTGCCAACCAAACATGACCGTAAAGATGCGTTAGTTATCGCTCGCCTGATTAAAGATGGACGCTTCAGTTATCCTCGTATCCTAAAGGATGTGGAGGCTGAACTCCGTGTGGGTTCAACGTTCAGAAGCAAGTTGACAGAGGAACTGGGTGCCGTCAAAAACATGGTCATTCGCTGGCTGGATCGCTATTTTCCTGAGTTCACCCAGGTCTTTCCGACATTCGGAAAGATGGCAATGGCTGTCCTGGAGTGCACACCATTTCCGGCCGATCTTCATCAGAAACAACCGGATGAAGTATTGGCACTTTACCGTAAGGTCGAGGGGCTCAAATCCCCCCAAAGGCCGAAAGCCATACGACTGATAGAACTCGCTTCAGACTCGATCGGGGTAACAGAAGGACGGGAGATGGCCCGTATGGAAATTGCCACACTCGTTCGCCGTTACCACCAGTTAGAACAAGAGATTGAAAGCATTACGCAGCACCTGGTTGAACTTATCCAAACATCAGTAGAATACGAATGGCTCTCAACGGTTCCTGGACTTGGAGATACCACGATTGTCGATTTACTAGCTGAAATCGGAAGCTTTTCTCACTATGAAGATCCACGCCAACTAATCAAACTCGCGGGATTGACATTACGGGAAAATTCCTCCGGCCAGCACAAAGGACAAAAGCGAATCTCCAAAAGGGGCAGAAGAAAGCTTCGTTCCCTCCTATTCCGAGTGATGATGCCGATGATTCGCCATAATGAAGCTTTTAAAAGGCTCCATGATTACTACACAAACCGTAAGGATAATCCGTTACGCAAGAAGCAATCCATCGTGGTCCTATGCGGAAAACTCTTAAAAGTTCTCCATGGAATCAGCACGAAGCACAAAGCGTTTGACGCAAAGCGAATGATGAGGGATATTCCTAGTCTCGCAGAGGCTATGTAA